A section of the Bacteroidales bacterium genome encodes:
- a CDS encoding putative DNA binding domain-containing protein, giving the protein MRYQELLEILANPENSKVEFKRDDIRPEQLAKEIVAFCNFRGGQIFLGIDDKTKEIVGLNRTNCEEWVMDTVFSRYITPSIIPIYEEVVTPEGKKVAIITVEQGILKPYAVKENDRETIYIRIGSTSRIADRDQILRMSQESGYYHFEIAPVSGSSLDDIDKELFIHFYKTVFGDELKEDNEISLRLSQLDLLVESSFDAKVCSITGLVLFGKNPGRFLPQHGIRVIHYPADDIEMNSLSDTIFQSPVGRIFDNNELKRSGLVDNVMQHLSEKLAIEEIGGDGITRVKHWKIPEKILRELVVNSIIHRDYTRKAKNEIRLFSNRIEIESAGRLPNTLTIEKIKAGQKYPRNPILVQFAQYFGLMEHKGLGIRKIVIETLRDMGMNDVIMEETDETFKVTIYYPIQN; this is encoded by the coding sequence ATGCGGTATCAGGAATTATTAGAAATATTAGCCAATCCTGAAAATTCTAAAGTAGAATTTAAAAGAGATGATATTCGCCCCGAACAGCTGGCTAAAGAAATCGTGGCTTTTTGTAATTTCAGAGGTGGTCAGATATTTTTAGGAATAGACGACAAAACAAAAGAAATAGTTGGCCTTAATCGGACAAACTGTGAAGAATGGGTAATGGATACCGTTTTTAGCAGATACATCACCCCTTCCATTATTCCAATTTATGAAGAGGTTGTAACTCCTGAGGGAAAAAAAGTAGCCATCATTACTGTTGAGCAAGGGATTTTAAAACCCTATGCCGTTAAGGAAAACGATAGGGAAACCATTTACATCCGTATTGGCAGTACATCCCGTATAGCCGATAGAGATCAGATTCTAAGAATGAGTCAGGAATCAGGTTATTATCATTTTGAAATAGCACCTGTGTCTGGTTCTTCCTTGGATGATATTGACAAAGAATTATTCATTCACTTCTATAAAACAGTTTTTGGTGATGAATTAAAAGAAGATAATGAAATTAGTTTGCGTCTATCTCAATTGGATTTACTGGTAGAAAGCAGTTTTGATGCAAAAGTGTGCAGCATTACCGGGCTTGTTCTTTTTGGCAAAAATCCCGGACGTTTTTTACCACAGCATGGTATTCGTGTCATACATTACCCTGCTGATGATATTGAAATGAATAGCCTATCAGATACAATTTTCCAATCTCCTGTGGGCAGAATATTTGACAATAATGAATTGAAGCGAAGCGGTTTAGTAGATAATGTTATGCAACATTTATCAGAAAAATTGGCGATAGAGGAAATTGGAGGAGATGGCATTACTCGTGTAAAGCATTGGAAAATTCCGGAAAAAATACTCAGGGAACTCGTGGTAAACAGCATCATTCACCGTGATTATACCAGAAAAGCAAAAAACGAAATACGTTTATTCAGTAATAGAATAGAAATAGAAAGTGCCGGAAGATTACCGAACACCCTAACCATTGAAAAAATAAAGGCAGGTCAGAAATATCCTAGAAACCCTATATTAGTCCAATTTGCACAATACTTTGGTTTGATGGAACATAAGGGTCTTGGTATAAGAAAAATCGTTATCGAAACGCTTCGTGATATGGGCATGAACGATGTTATAATGGAAGAAACAGATGAAACATTTAAAGTAACCATTTATTATCCAATACAAAATTGA